In Rathayibacter sp. VKM Ac-2762, one DNA window encodes the following:
- a CDS encoding ASCH domain-containing protein, giving the protein MSGGTGDAPLPARLELPAGALLRPLVSSDADLLHAVIGEQRPWLAALLRGDDPAALPSASLGDDVRGLLRLEEESRAGRAHAFLLVGPDRTEALGALSVRPGGGDSAEASWWVVPAVRGSRLEEELDAYARRWLQQHWPFATVTTPDNHPDDPASLAGANIVALVPAAPERTALPDADAASAALLWAEYRSTHPGVDEALPPVEAFGDSTAMADELLGLVRRGVKTATASLAEEGAPVAGDHWIVCDGAGAARVVLVTDEVRTGPLDSVDDAFAWAEGEGDRTRASWLDGHRRYFARVSPGGIGDVVFERFHVVWPEADAERAAAFARSVGAFRPEELDGTPAQE; this is encoded by the coding sequence ATGAGCGGTGGAACCGGCGACGCGCCCCTTCCCGCGCGGCTCGAGCTGCCGGCGGGCGCCCTCCTGCGTCCTCTCGTCTCCAGCGACGCGGACCTCCTGCACGCGGTGATCGGCGAGCAGAGACCGTGGCTCGCGGCTCTCCTCCGCGGGGACGATCCGGCCGCCCTGCCGTCGGCGTCTCTCGGCGACGACGTGCGCGGTCTCCTGCGCCTCGAGGAGGAGTCGCGTGCGGGCAGAGCGCACGCGTTCCTGCTCGTCGGCCCGGACCGCACCGAGGCGCTGGGCGCTCTGAGCGTCCGGCCCGGCGGCGGCGACTCCGCCGAGGCCTCCTGGTGGGTCGTCCCCGCCGTCCGGGGCTCGCGGCTCGAGGAGGAGCTCGACGCCTACGCGCGCCGCTGGCTCCAGCAGCATTGGCCCTTCGCCACGGTCACCACGCCCGACAACCACCCCGACGATCCCGCCTCCCTTGCCGGGGCGAACATCGTGGCGCTCGTGCCCGCCGCGCCGGAGCGCACGGCCCTCCCCGACGCCGACGCCGCCTCGGCGGCGCTCCTCTGGGCGGAGTACCGCTCCACGCATCCGGGAGTCGACGAAGCGCTCCCGCCGGTCGAGGCGTTCGGCGACAGCACGGCGATGGCGGACGAGCTGCTGGGCCTCGTGCGGCGCGGAGTGAAGACGGCCACGGCGTCTCTCGCCGAGGAGGGGGCACCCGTCGCGGGCGACCACTGGATCGTCTGCGACGGCGCGGGAGCGGCGCGTGTCGTCCTCGTGACGGACGAGGTTCGGACCGGTCCGCTCGACTCCGTCGACGACGCGTTCGCCTGGGCCGAGGGCGAGGGGGACCGCACGCGCGCCTCCTGGCTCGACGGCCACCGCCGCTACTTCGCCCGCGTCTCACCGGGCGGCATCGGCGACGTGGTCTTCGAGCGCTTCCACGTGGTCTGGCCGGAGGCCGACGCCGAGCGCGCCGCCGCCTTCGCCCGCTCGGTCGGAGCGTTCCGGCCCGAGGAGCTCGACGGGACTCCCGCGCAGGAGTAG
- a CDS encoding PspC domain-containing protein — protein sequence MATLVRPRRGRIIAGVCAGLARRFGWSPFVVRLLFVLSCLLPGPQIIAYLVMWVVIPKQK from the coding sequence ATGGCTACTCTCGTGCGCCCCCGTCGGGGCAGGATCATCGCCGGCGTCTGTGCCGGTCTCGCCCGCCGATTCGGCTGGAGCCCCTTCGTGGTGCGTCTCCTGTTCGTGCTCTCGTGCCTCCTCCCGGGGCCGCAGATCATCGCCTACCTCGTGATGTGGGTGGTCATCCCGAAGCAGAAGTGA
- a CDS encoding long-chain-fatty-acid--CoA ligase encodes MSTHPPRPWIRSYAPGVPTELELPTGSLVDIVTESAERYPHQVALEFFGRSTSYSQLADEVERAAEGLRRLGVRAGDPVALVLPNCPQHVVAFYAVLRLGAVVVEHNPLYTPRELRHQFEDHGARVAIAWNRVVPTVQDLPADLGVETVVAVDLTRAMPASMRAALRLPLKKARESRAALTGPVRGAIEWETLLRRRIDPAHPRPVAEDLAVIQYTSGTTGTPKGAELTHANLTANAAQSRAWVPTVRRGDCVVYAVLPMFHAYGLTLCLTFAMSMGARLVLFPKFDPELVLKVVKKHPATFLPAVPPIAERLARSAQQRGVSLRGIEIAISGAMPLDPALVESFEALTGGTLVEGYGLSETSPVLMANPVGPTRRAGTVGLPLPGTDVRIVDPEDPDTEVATGEHGELVVRGPQVFRGYHRKPDETAATFTGDGWFRTGDIATIDEDGFVRIVDRIKELVITGGFNVSPSEVEEVLLRLPEIKEVAVVGLPDPRSGESVAAAVVLEPGAQLDVAAARKAVREALTPYKVPKRITVVDELPRSMIGKVLRRQVKAMLTDED; translated from the coding sequence GTGAGCACCCACCCGCCCCGCCCCTGGATCCGCAGCTACGCGCCCGGCGTGCCGACGGAGCTCGAGCTCCCGACCGGCTCGCTCGTCGACATCGTCACCGAGTCGGCCGAGCGGTATCCCCACCAGGTCGCGCTCGAGTTCTTCGGCCGTTCGACCAGCTACTCCCAGCTCGCCGACGAGGTGGAGCGGGCCGCAGAGGGCCTCCGCCGCCTGGGCGTCCGCGCGGGCGATCCTGTCGCCCTCGTCCTCCCGAACTGCCCGCAGCACGTCGTCGCCTTCTACGCCGTCCTCCGGCTCGGCGCCGTGGTGGTCGAGCACAACCCGCTCTACACCCCGCGCGAGCTGCGCCACCAGTTCGAGGACCACGGCGCTCGTGTCGCGATCGCCTGGAACCGCGTCGTGCCGACGGTGCAGGACCTCCCGGCCGACCTCGGCGTCGAGACCGTCGTCGCCGTCGACCTCACCCGCGCGATGCCCGCCTCGATGCGCGCAGCCCTCCGCCTGCCGCTGAAGAAGGCCCGGGAGTCGCGCGCCGCGCTGACCGGGCCGGTCCGCGGCGCGATCGAGTGGGAGACGCTGCTGCGCCGGCGGATCGACCCGGCGCACCCGCGCCCGGTCGCGGAGGACCTCGCGGTCATCCAGTACACGAGCGGCACGACCGGCACGCCCAAGGGCGCCGAGCTGACCCACGCGAACCTGACGGCGAACGCCGCCCAGTCGCGCGCCTGGGTGCCGACGGTCCGCCGCGGCGACTGCGTGGTCTACGCGGTGCTCCCCATGTTCCACGCCTACGGGCTGACGCTCTGCCTCACCTTCGCGATGAGCATGGGCGCGCGCCTGGTGCTGTTCCCGAAGTTCGACCCGGAGCTGGTGCTGAAGGTCGTCAAGAAGCACCCCGCCACCTTCCTCCCGGCCGTTCCGCCGATCGCGGAGCGCCTGGCGCGCAGCGCGCAGCAGCGGGGTGTCTCCCTCCGCGGCATCGAGATCGCCATCTCCGGCGCGATGCCGCTCGACCCGGCGCTGGTCGAGTCGTTCGAGGCGCTGACCGGAGGAACGCTCGTCGAGGGCTACGGCCTCTCGGAGACCTCTCCGGTCCTGATGGCCAACCCGGTCGGTCCGACGCGACGCGCCGGGACGGTCGGGCTTCCGCTGCCCGGCACCGACGTGCGGATCGTCGACCCCGAGGATCCCGACACGGAGGTGGCGACCGGCGAGCATGGCGAGCTGGTCGTGCGCGGTCCGCAGGTGTTCCGGGGCTACCACCGCAAGCCCGACGAGACGGCGGCGACCTTCACCGGCGACGGCTGGTTCCGCACCGGCGACATCGCGACGATCGACGAGGACGGCTTCGTGCGCATCGTCGACCGGATCAAGGAGCTCGTGATCACGGGCGGCTTCAACGTCTCGCCGTCCGAGGTGGAGGAGGTGCTGCTCCGCCTGCCCGAGATCAAGGAGGTGGCGGTGGTCGGCCTGCCCGATCCGCGCAGCGGCGAGTCCGTGGCGGCGGCGGTCGTCCTGGAGCCGGGCGCGCAGCTCGACGTCGCAGCCGCCCGCAAGGCCGTCCGGGAGGCGCTGACCCCCTACAAGGTGCCCAAGCGGATCACCGTCGTCGACGAGCTGCCGCGGAGCATGATCGGCAAGGTCCTCCGCCGCCAGGTGAAGGCGATGCTGACCGACGAGGACTAG
- a CDS encoding SDR family oxidoreductase, whose protein sequence is MTRIAVIGAHGKVGQQILHLLYDAGHESVGVIRNPDHAEDIVRLGGEPLVHDLEDTTPEAFAEALGHVDGMVFTAGAGPDSGPERKRTVDLGASVLSQKAAAIVGVQHFVQVSAIGVDEPLPEDTEEGWKAYVEAKRDADAALRDSGLDYTILRPGGLTDDEGTGTITLGTSVEKGSIPRADVAATVIAALAQPTSIAKTWEIVSGPTPIEDAVAQGA, encoded by the coding sequence ATGACACGCATCGCCGTCATCGGAGCCCACGGCAAGGTGGGGCAGCAGATCCTGCACCTGCTCTACGACGCCGGCCACGAGTCGGTCGGAGTGATCCGCAACCCCGATCACGCCGAGGACATCGTCCGGCTGGGCGGCGAGCCGCTCGTGCACGACCTCGAGGACACGACGCCCGAGGCCTTCGCCGAGGCGCTGGGCCACGTCGACGGCATGGTCTTCACCGCCGGAGCCGGACCCGACTCGGGCCCGGAGCGCAAGCGCACCGTCGACCTGGGGGCGTCCGTCCTCAGCCAGAAGGCCGCCGCGATCGTCGGGGTCCAGCACTTCGTGCAGGTCAGCGCGATCGGTGTGGACGAGCCGCTCCCCGAGGACACGGAGGAGGGCTGGAAGGCCTACGTCGAGGCCAAGCGCGACGCCGACGCGGCACTGCGCGACTCCGGCCTCGACTACACGATCCTCCGCCCGGGCGGGCTGACGGACGACGAGGGCACCGGCACGATCACGCTGGGCACCTCCGTCGAGAAGGGGAGCATCCCCCGAGCGGACGTCGCCGCCACGGTGATCGCCGCCCTGGCGCAGCCGACCTCCATCGCGAAGACGTGGGAGATCGTCTCCGGTCCCACCCCGATCGAGGACGCGGTGGCTCAGGGAGCCTGA
- a CDS encoding TIGR03086 family metal-binding protein encodes MTHEQPDSPTATETGPGAEMSRWLDLQDRAHRAFELRLSAVEDWSAPTPDTEWDTRALVLHVVREQQRAHTLLSGGDESALRLESVATDLRSEWRRVTDRLRDAVRTVDPAATVQLGRDTVSAVELLQEQTADVTVHAWDLARATGSDERLDEELVAAVWELFAPQEETLRASGLYAAPVPVDDAASLQSRLLAITGRDDRLAA; translated from the coding sequence ATGACGCACGAGCAGCCCGACTCCCCCACCGCCACCGAGACCGGCCCCGGCGCCGAGATGAGCCGCTGGCTCGATCTGCAGGACCGCGCCCACCGCGCCTTCGAGCTCCGGCTGAGCGCCGTCGAGGACTGGTCGGCCCCCACGCCCGACACCGAGTGGGACACGCGCGCTCTGGTGCTGCACGTCGTCCGCGAGCAGCAGCGCGCGCACACGCTCCTCTCGGGGGGCGACGAGTCGGCGCTGCGCCTCGAGTCCGTCGCCACCGATCTGAGGAGCGAGTGGCGTCGCGTGACCGACCGCCTGCGCGACGCTGTCCGCACCGTCGACCCGGCGGCGACCGTACAGCTGGGGCGCGACACCGTCAGCGCCGTCGAGCTGCTGCAGGAGCAGACGGCAGACGTGACCGTCCACGCCTGGGACCTCGCCCGCGCGACCGGCAGCGACGAGCGGCTGGACGAGGAGCTCGTCGCAGCGGTCTGGGAGCTCTTCGCACCCCAGGAGGAGACCCTGCGCGCGAGCGGCCTCTACGCCGCGCCCGTGCCGGTCGACGACGCCGCCTCCCTCCAGAGCCGCCTGCTCGCCATCACCGGACGCGACGACCGCCTCGCCGCCTGA
- the dinB gene encoding DNA polymerase IV, producing the protein MSKQDGTGRQATTEPFDDPRASIMHIDMDAFFASVELLDRPDLRGRPVIVGHHGARSVVTAATYEARRYGVNSAMPMAVALRRCPQAVVLEPHMERYREASRRVMAIFDSFTPLVERLSIDEAFLDVAGARRISGSPFAIGTEIRRRVHAELGLTCSVGIASTKFVAKLASGRSKPDGLLVVPADGVREFLDPLPVSALWGVGASTEEALLRRGLRTVADVATTPLPSLVSALGEATGRRLHALANGVDPRPVDTRQIEKSAGHEITFADDVADPELVRRELLRLCDKVAVRMRRSGVRCRTVAVKVRFGDFSTLTRSRTLVEATDVARVLYEASSALLEAANPMRRPVRLIGVRGEQLVEGDDVAFSLWSDSDDWRDAELAVDGVAARFGSGAVRPASLLSRSAPESAKGIDLSDTLATRNRSSD; encoded by the coding sequence ATGAGCAAGCAGGACGGCACGGGGCGGCAGGCCACGACCGAGCCCTTCGACGACCCGCGCGCGAGCATCATGCACATCGACATGGACGCGTTCTTCGCCTCCGTCGAGCTGCTCGACCGGCCGGATCTGCGCGGGAGGCCGGTCATCGTGGGCCACCACGGAGCGCGCTCCGTCGTCACAGCGGCGACGTACGAGGCGCGCCGCTACGGCGTCAACTCGGCGATGCCCATGGCGGTCGCCCTCCGCCGCTGCCCGCAGGCCGTGGTCCTCGAGCCGCACATGGAGCGCTACCGCGAGGCCTCTCGCCGCGTCATGGCGATCTTCGACTCCTTCACGCCGCTGGTCGAGCGTCTGAGCATCGACGAGGCGTTCCTCGACGTCGCGGGTGCCCGCCGCATCTCGGGCTCACCGTTCGCGATCGGCACCGAGATCCGCCGCCGGGTGCACGCCGAGCTCGGACTGACCTGCTCGGTCGGGATCGCCAGCACCAAGTTCGTCGCCAAACTCGCCTCCGGCCGCTCCAAGCCCGACGGTCTGCTGGTCGTCCCCGCCGACGGCGTCCGCGAGTTCCTCGATCCGCTGCCCGTGAGCGCGCTGTGGGGAGTCGGCGCGAGCACGGAGGAGGCGCTTCTGCGCCGCGGTCTGCGCACCGTCGCCGACGTCGCGACCACCCCGCTGCCGTCGCTGGTGTCCGCCCTCGGCGAGGCGACCGGGAGGCGCCTGCACGCCCTGGCGAACGGGGTGGATCCGCGGCCGGTCGACACCCGCCAGATCGAGAAGAGCGCCGGACACGAGATCACGTTCGCCGACGACGTGGCCGACCCCGAGCTCGTCCGTCGTGAGCTGCTGCGGCTCTGCGACAAGGTCGCCGTGCGGATGCGCCGCTCGGGAGTGCGCTGCCGCACCGTCGCGGTGAAGGTGCGCTTCGGCGACTTCAGCACCCTCACCCGCTCCCGCACGCTCGTCGAGGCGACGGACGTGGCCCGGGTCCTCTACGAGGCCTCCTCCGCGCTCCTCGAGGCGGCCAACCCGATGCGGCGGCCCGTGCGGCTGATCGGCGTGCGCGGCGAGCAGCTGGTCGAGGGCGACGACGTCGCGTTCTCCCTGTGGAGCGACTCCGACGACTGGCGCGACGCGGAGCTCGCGGTCGACGGCGTGGCCGCCCGCTTCGGCTCCGGGGCCGTGCGTCCCGCCTCGCTCCTGTCCCGGTCGGCTCCCGAGTCGGCCAAGGGGATCGACCTCAGCGACACGCTCGCTACGCGGAACCGATCGTCAGACTGA
- a CDS encoding endonuclease/exonuclease/phosphatase family protein — protein sequence MSARTRRRRPVRSAAVAVASLVLAAFLAFHRALPDPIGWLSVLEVGIPWTGLLVLLLIAAAAALRSRRTAAAVTVLAMVYGVLVLPVALPAPAVRSGSFTVVSQNIETSGDAGGLAASLAARGPDVIALQELDGDAVDAVDAELADEYPYSSVSSTVGVWSRTELTDEEPLDLGLGWERALAVDVDTPVGSARLFVVHLASFRPGDHEERDTMLSNLATALRDDESERTLVIGDFNTPTDDHLFAPVLAEAGLVRTGGVGFPATWPSLLPLVSLDHALADGVTAATVAVLPPNGSDHRPISLTIGSA from the coding sequence ATGTCCGCCCGCACCCGCCGCCGCCGCCCCGTGCGCTCGGCCGCGGTGGCGGTCGCGAGCCTCGTGCTCGCCGCCTTCCTCGCCTTCCACCGCGCGCTGCCCGATCCGATCGGCTGGCTGTCGGTCCTCGAGGTCGGGATCCCGTGGACGGGGCTCCTCGTGTTGCTCCTCATCGCGGCCGCGGCGGCCCTCCGGTCGCGCCGGACGGCGGCCGCGGTCACCGTGCTGGCGATGGTCTACGGCGTGCTGGTGCTGCCGGTCGCGCTTCCGGCGCCGGCCGTGCGCTCCGGCTCGTTCACCGTCGTCAGCCAGAACATCGAGACGAGCGGCGACGCCGGTGGGCTGGCCGCCTCGCTCGCCGCCCGCGGCCCCGACGTGATCGCGCTGCAGGAGCTCGACGGAGACGCCGTGGACGCGGTCGACGCCGAGCTGGCCGACGAGTACCCGTACTCGTCCGTCTCGAGCACCGTCGGCGTCTGGAGCCGGACCGAGCTGACCGACGAGGAGCCGCTCGACCTCGGTCTCGGCTGGGAGCGCGCGCTCGCCGTCGACGTCGACACGCCGGTCGGCAGCGCGCGCCTGTTCGTGGTGCACCTGGCCTCGTTCCGGCCGGGCGACCACGAGGAGCGGGACACCATGCTCTCGAACCTCGCCACCGCTCTCCGAGACGACGAGTCGGAGCGGACGCTGGTCATCGGCGATTTCAACACGCCGACGGACGACCACCTGTTCGCTCCGGTGCTGGCGGAGGCGGGCCTCGTCCGCACGGGCGGTGTCGGCTTCCCGGCGACCTGGCCGTCCCTGCTGCCGCTCGTCTCGCTCGACCACGCGCTCGCCGACGGCGTCACCGCCGCGACCGTCGCGGTCCTGCCGCCGAACGGCTCCGACCACCGCCCGATCAGTCTGACGATCGGTTCCGCGTAG
- a CDS encoding DUF3592 domain-containing protein, whose translation MSWSVVVVLAVLLIVLLQALLWQRRARIRRELLSYGTRVPARVVGPDPARGDRDSARDLGRLLVVYRTAEGVEKRAQKYPLKRGDAWMAGEPAAVIYDPRRPDDAERLIVGFGRTKKKWYPARQQRAS comes from the coding sequence ATGTCGTGGTCGGTGGTCGTCGTCCTGGCCGTGCTGCTGATCGTCCTGCTGCAGGCCCTGCTCTGGCAGCGCCGTGCGCGGATCCGCCGCGAGCTGCTCAGCTACGGCACGCGGGTGCCGGCGCGCGTCGTCGGGCCGGATCCGGCACGCGGCGATCGCGATTCGGCACGGGATCTGGGCAGGCTCCTGGTCGTCTACCGGACCGCCGAGGGTGTGGAGAAGCGCGCGCAGAAGTACCCGCTGAAGCGGGGGGACGCGTGGATGGCCGGTGAGCCCGCCGCGGTGATCTACGACCCCCGCCGGCCGGACGACGCCGAGCGGCTGATCGTCGGCTTCGGCCGGACGAAGAAGAAGTGGTACCCCGCGCGCCAGCAGCGCGCCAGCTGA
- a CDS encoding ECF transporter S component codes for MRWRVVDIVVASVVAVASGIVFWAWGLATNVLGLAFEFLPGLGGLLGGGWLFAGVLGGLIIRKPGAALYTELVAAAVSALIGTQWGFTVLISGLVQGLGAEIVLALFLYRSGRPLVAMLAGAGAGLALAINDLLSYYAVNDVLFKTVYVASSIVSGALLAGLLSWFAVRGLAASGALDRFASGREGRTVEGAGAGAR; via the coding sequence CTGCGCTGGCGGGTCGTCGACATCGTGGTGGCGAGCGTCGTCGCCGTCGCGAGCGGGATCGTCTTCTGGGCCTGGGGCCTGGCGACGAACGTCCTCGGCCTCGCCTTCGAGTTCCTGCCCGGGCTCGGCGGGCTCCTCGGCGGCGGCTGGCTCTTCGCCGGCGTCCTCGGCGGCCTGATCATCCGCAAGCCCGGAGCCGCGCTCTACACCGAGCTGGTCGCCGCGGCCGTGTCGGCTCTGATCGGCACCCAGTGGGGCTTCACCGTGCTGATCTCCGGACTCGTGCAGGGACTCGGCGCGGAGATCGTCCTGGCGCTCTTCCTCTACCGCAGCGGCCGTCCGCTCGTCGCGATGCTGGCCGGTGCCGGTGCCGGGCTGGCCCTCGCGATCAACGACCTGCTGTCGTACTACGCCGTCAACGACGTGCTCTTCAAGACCGTCTACGTCGCCTCCTCGATCGTCTCGGGCGCGCTCCTGGCCGGGCTGCTGTCCTGGTTCGCGGTGCGGGGGCTCGCGGCCTCGGGAGCGCTGGACCGCTTCGCCTCCGGGCGCGAGGGCCGGACGGTCGAGGGAGCCGGCGCGGGCGCTCGATGA
- a CDS encoding ATP-binding cassette domain-containing protein, with translation MSGASVRARGWSWRHAGRSRDALSGLDLALEPGERVLLLGPSGAGKSTLLHALAGVLGGEEDGSAAGELEIDGAAPLTRRGVAGLVLQDPDTQAVLARVGDDVAFACENLGVPREEIPARVREALGDVGLDVPLDHSTSALSGGQKQRLALAGVLAMRPRLLLLDEPTANLDPDGVREVRAAVERTAARTGATLIVVEHRVDVWVGLVDRVVVLGRDGAVVADGAPVEVLDRTHDVLRASGVWLPGDTPARRGASVLPSPAALSAHDLAIGRPVLGRRRSTIVASGLELAVDSARATAVLGPNGAGKSTLALTLAGLLPPVAGRVTASESFRAGAGPEPIRWTSAQLAGRIAMVFQEPEHQFLTARVRAELALGARDETERHRAEELLERLGLAHLADANPFTLSGGEKRRLAVASALTRSPSVLVLDEPTFGQDRLTWEVLVDLLAEQRDAGTAVLAVTHDEALVAALADSVVTLGAREAVSG, from the coding sequence ATGAGCGGCGCCTCCGTCCGGGCGCGGGGCTGGAGCTGGCGGCACGCGGGACGCTCCCGCGACGCCCTCTCCGGCCTCGATCTCGCGCTGGAGCCGGGGGAGCGCGTGCTGCTCCTCGGCCCCTCCGGCGCGGGAAAGAGCACGCTGCTGCACGCCCTGGCCGGCGTCCTCGGCGGGGAGGAGGACGGCTCCGCGGCGGGCGAGCTCGAGATCGACGGAGCCGCGCCGCTCACCCGGCGCGGTGTCGCGGGGCTCGTGCTGCAGGATCCGGACACTCAGGCGGTCCTGGCGCGGGTCGGCGACGACGTCGCGTTCGCCTGCGAGAACCTCGGCGTGCCGCGCGAGGAGATCCCCGCGCGGGTGCGGGAGGCACTCGGCGACGTCGGGCTCGACGTGCCGTTGGACCACTCCACCTCGGCGCTCTCGGGCGGGCAGAAGCAGAGGCTCGCTCTGGCGGGTGTGCTCGCCATGCGTCCGCGGCTCCTGCTCCTCGACGAGCCCACCGCCAACCTCGATCCGGACGGTGTACGCGAGGTGCGGGCGGCGGTGGAGCGCACGGCCGCCCGCACGGGGGCGACGCTGATCGTCGTCGAGCACCGGGTCGACGTGTGGGTCGGCCTCGTCGACCGGGTCGTGGTGCTCGGGCGGGACGGCGCGGTCGTCGCCGACGGCGCTCCGGTCGAGGTCCTCGATCGAACGCACGACGTGCTCCGCGCCTCCGGCGTCTGGCTGCCCGGTGACACCCCCGCCCGGCGCGGGGCGAGCGTGCTGCCCTCGCCCGCCGCCCTGAGCGCGCACGACCTCGCCATCGGCCGGCCCGTCCTCGGGCGCCGCCGCTCGACCATCGTGGCCTCGGGGCTCGAGCTCGCCGTCGACTCCGCGCGGGCCACGGCCGTGCTGGGACCCAACGGCGCGGGGAAGTCGACCCTCGCGCTCACGCTGGCCGGTCTCCTGCCGCCGGTCGCGGGGCGGGTGACCGCCTCCGAGTCGTTCCGCGCCGGTGCGGGCCCCGAGCCGATCCGCTGGACCTCGGCTCAGCTCGCCGGACGGATCGCGATGGTGTTCCAGGAGCCGGAGCACCAGTTCCTCACCGCTCGCGTGCGCGCCGAGCTCGCGCTGGGCGCCCGCGACGAGACGGAGCGGCATCGGGCGGAGGAGCTCCTGGAGCGCCTCGGCCTCGCGCACCTCGCCGACGCCAATCCGTTCACCCTCTCCGGAGGCGAGAAGCGGCGCCTGGCCGTCGCGTCCGCCCTCACCCGGTCGCCGTCCGTGCTCGTCCTCGACGAGCCGACGTTCGGGCAGGACCGCCTGACCTGGGAGGTGCTCGTCGACCTCCTCGCCGAGCAGCGCGACGCGGGCACGGCGGTGCTCGCCGTCACCCACGACGAGGCGCTGGTCGCCGCCCTCGCCGACTCGGTCGTCACCCTCGGCGCCCGCGAGGCGGTGTCGGGATGA
- a CDS encoding energy-coupling factor transporter transmembrane component T yields MTLLDSVPARSRIARANPVAKLLASLVIAFALLLTVDAVSAATALALELLVLPFAGLRAGELVRRTAPVWIAAPLAGLSTVLYGRDSGAVYAEFLIVSVTEGSVALGLAIALRVLAIGLPSVVLIATTDPTDLADGLAQILRLPSRFVLGALAGMRLVGLLVDDWRTLSMARRARGVADGRGPVEALRSLAARTFSLLVLAIRRGSRLATAMEAKGFGSGVPRTWARQSRLGAGDLLLLAGGVLIAAVAVTAAVVTGSWSFVLHG; encoded by the coding sequence ATGACGCTCCTCGACTCCGTTCCCGCGCGCAGCCGGATCGCCCGGGCCAACCCGGTCGCCAAGCTCCTCGCCAGCCTGGTCATCGCGTTCGCGCTCCTCCTCACGGTCGATGCGGTCTCCGCGGCGACGGCGCTGGCGCTCGAGCTGCTGGTTCTGCCCTTCGCGGGGCTCCGGGCGGGTGAGCTCGTGCGGCGGACGGCTCCCGTCTGGATCGCGGCTCCGCTCGCCGGCCTCTCGACAGTCCTCTACGGGCGTGACAGCGGCGCCGTCTACGCGGAGTTCCTCATCGTCTCGGTCACAGAGGGATCCGTCGCCCTCGGGCTGGCCATCGCGCTGCGCGTCCTGGCGATCGGACTGCCGAGCGTGGTCCTCATCGCCACCACCGACCCGACGGACCTGGCGGACGGCCTCGCGCAGATCCTGCGCCTGCCCTCGCGCTTCGTGCTCGGCGCTCTCGCGGGCATGCGGCTCGTCGGTCTGCTCGTCGACGACTGGCGCACCCTGTCGATGGCCCGCCGGGCCCGTGGGGTCGCCGACGGCCGCGGGCCCGTCGAGGCGCTCCGCAGCCTCGCGGCCCGCACGTTCTCGCTGCTCGTGCTGGCCATCCGGCGGGGGAGCAGGCTCGCGACGGCGATGGAGGCGAAGGGCTTCGGCTCCGGCGTCCCGCGCACCTGGGCGCGGCAGTCGCGCCTCGGAGCCGGCGACCTCCTGCTGCTCGCGGGCGGAGTGCTGATCGCTGCCGTCGCCGTGACCGCCGCCGTCGTCACCGGCTCCTGGAGCTTCGTCCTGCATGGCTGA
- a CDS encoding metallopeptidase family protein gives MLELDEDAFEALVISELDALPDDMVDGLDNVVFVVEDRPEDGTLDLLGYYDGVALTERERYGFGEMPDRIVLFREPHLAACDDLDALRDEIHVTLVHEIAHFYGIDDDRLHELGWA, from the coding sequence ATGCTCGAGCTGGACGAGGACGCCTTCGAAGCCCTGGTGATCTCCGAGCTCGACGCGCTCCCGGACGACATGGTCGACGGGCTCGACAACGTCGTGTTCGTCGTGGAGGACCGGCCCGAGGACGGGACCCTGGATCTGCTCGGCTACTACGACGGCGTCGCCCTCACCGAGCGTGAGCGCTACGGCTTCGGCGAGATGCCCGACCGCATCGTGCTGTTCCGCGAGCCGCACCTCGCCGCGTGCGACGATCTGGACGCGCTGCGCGACGAGATCCACGTCACCCTCGTCCACGAGATCGCCCACTTCTACGGCATCGACGACGACCGGCTGCACGAGCTCGGCTGGGCCTGA